The Coleofasciculus sp. FACHB-T130 genome contains the following window.
AACCCTTGTCCTCCCCTAAGGTTGGCTTAGGCAACTTAATTGCTCTACTAGACGGTTGACTCGGCTAGTAGAGCCAACGGACTACCGAAATTGCCACTCTTTTTCAGGATCTGCGACAGTTTGATTCTCTGTGTCTCGGTTGGTCTTTAGCTTCTTGCCTAGATGTGTATACACAGTAGTCGCTTGCAAAAGGACGCAGGGGTGGGGTTCCCCCCTATTTCAGCCAACTGAAATAGGTAAATTTTTTCTACAACCGATCGCAACAATAACGCTAAATTCGGCATTAATCGCTATTAATCGCTGAAATTCAGCTTAAATTACCTTTAGCATTCATTACCACTTCTCTCCTGGGAATTAGGGCACCAGAGGCAACTTTATTTCTCAAGAACGATACCTCAGCGGGATGAAAAGGAGAAAATACTGCTCTAAGCATTTTTTCATCAAACTCCAAACACTTCTATGGCAACTCCGATTGAATTTAATTTATTTGCTCCCTATAACAATGGAGCTGCTTTAATTGGGGATTTTTCTAACTGGGAAAGCATCCCAATGAAAAAAGGTAATGATGGTTATTTCCGTACCACAGTTGAACTGGAAGATGGAGTTTATCAATACAAATTCCGTGTTCAATCCAAATCTTGGTTCTTTGAACCGGATCAATGGATAGAGGTAGTTGACCCCTACGCCACCGATATTGATAATCCCACCCAAAACGGTGTTGTGAGAATTAAAGATGGTGAGCGGATTGTGGATACATACGTTTGGCAACATGACGATAAGCCACTGCCAAGCGATCGCGAATTAGTCATTTACGAATTGCACGTTGGCGACTTCTCCGGTGGTGAAGATGATCCCTACGCCCGAGGCAAATACGAACACGTTGTAGAAAAATTAGATTACCTATGCGAGTTAGGAGTTAATGCCATTGAGTTAATGCCAGTGAAGGAGTATCCAGGGGACCATAGCTGGGGCTATAATCCTCGTCACTTCTTTGCTACAGAATCCAGTTATGGCACAACTGAAGGGTTAAAAAACCTAATTGATGAGTGTCATGGTCGTGGAATTCGCGTCATTATGGACGGAATTTTTAACCACTCAGAAGCAGAAAGTCCACTGACGCAAATAGACCACGATTATTGGTACCATCATTCTCCGCGCGACCCTGATAATAACTGGGGGCCAGAGTTTAACTATGAACACTATGATGAAAATCTAGATCTTAAGCCTGCATGGAAGTTTGTTGGCGATACCGTGCGCTTTTGGATTCAGGAATTTCACATTGATGGCATTCGCTACGATGCAGCCAGACAAATTGCCAACTACGATTTCATGCACTGGATTGTTCAGGAAGCAAAAAATGCAGCTGGGCCAAAGCCGTTTTACAATATTGCCGAACACATTCCTGAAACCCCCAGCATTACGAATGTAGATGGACCAATGGATGGCTGCTGGCATGACAGTTTCTATCACTGCATTCTAGAACATATCTGCGGCGATACCTTTGACTTAGAGCGTCTCAAGGATGCCATTGACTGCAAGCGGCAAGGCTTCATGGGTGCTACGAATGTTGTGAATTACCTGACGAATCACGACCACAATCATGTTTTAGCTGAGTTAGGCGATCGCGGCATTTTGGATGAAGAAGCATTTAAGCGGAGAAAGTTAGGTTCTGTCATCAATATGACCGCTGTCGGCGTACCTCTGCTGTGGATGGGTGAAGAGTTCGGAGAGTATAAATACAAAACAACTGAACAAGCAAAAATTGATTGGACGCTCTTAGGTCATGACCTCAATCGCGGGATGTTTGAGTTTATCAAAGGCTTGATTCATCTCCGTAAAAATAATCATGCCCTCTACACCGAAAATATTGACTTTATCCATGAAGATCCAGAAGCAAAGGTATTAGCCTACAGCCGCTGGAATGGCGAGGGTTCTCGTGTTGTCGTTGTTGCAAACTTCTCTGACAATTTCCTAGGAGGCTATCACGTTCCTAACTTCCCCGAAGCAGGAACCTGGCACGAATGGACTGGCGATTATGATGTCGAAGCAGGGGAGGATGGCATCCAGCTCGACTTAGGAAGTTACGAAGCCAAAGTATTAGTTTGGCAGTAATCGAAACTTGCTAAAGCCTTGAACAGTAGCTTCTCTTTGCCGCCCTTAAAAAAGCAAAAAACTACTGTGTCTATACAGTGAACCTGCCAGTCTCGTTTTACTCCCCGTTAGCCGCTGCGCTAATGCTCTGCTATGGCGCAGCGTGGATTGGGGAATTGAATTATTCGTTAATATACTGCCTCACAACTCGAACGGTATTAAATGGATAGGTTTAGGAAAACAATTATTTCCTAAAAGAAGTATTGATTAGAGCCTTGCTTTTTAAGAAGCGAAGTTTCAACCCTTACTAGAGGTAAGAGCCGAAACCCATAAGGCTAATGAAGCAACAACTCTATTAGATACATTGCCTAAAAATCAGTGGATAATTTTAAGCACTTTTCAGTTGCTGGCTCTGCGTACTGGGTGCTAAAGCCCAACCTTCGCATCTTAATTTTTGGTAGGTTGCCCAACCCTTAGAACCGCCTGGAACTGGATAGTCTGGTACAGCATATTCGGGAAAAGCCGTATAAGGTCGCCACGGTTGATTGGGTGCAGTTCGTAAATGCAACAACTTTTCTCCACTGACTCCCATCGCTGGCAACCAACACATTTGTTTCAACATTTGAAACTCCTTAATTCAACTTAGAAATAATTGATTAATCAGACAATCTCTTTCTAGGAAAAACTAGATAGTAACTGCTGCAAAGCAGTAAGCAAGCATGATAAATGCAAGACCGAGACTAAGAGTAGAAAGTAGGGGAATCCATTGTAATGTACTCATCTTCAGCTCCTTTGAGCTGTTATTTATGACCCGATCTTCCCTATTCATCCCTGAATTGACATCTCTCGCTAGCCTTATTTGCAGTCTTTTTAAACCTATCTCTTAAAGTTTAGAAAATAGTTTTTGTCTACTTCTCCAGATATAAAAATCCGGAAGTTAGTTAATTTTGTTTTTGAAGATACAAACTTGATTAATGTTCTGCTATTTCTCAAGATAGATAATTCAGTATAATTCATTACTAAACTTTAAAATTATAAATGCAGGCTTTAAAAATGTTTGCAAAGAACCATTGGTCAACTAAGTAAGCGAATCTACTTCATTAAAAGCTTTTATGGCAGCAGTCGAATTCAATTTATTTGCTCCTCGCAACCAAGGAGCGGCGTTAATCGGCTCTTTTTCTAACTGGAAAAACATTCCAATGGAAAAAGGTGAGGATGGATATTTCCGAACCCAGGTAGACTTGGAGGATGGCATTTATCAATATAAATTTCGAGTTCAATCGAAAAGCCCAAAATTTGAACCCGATCAATGGGTGGATGTAATCGACCCATACGCTACAGACGTTGATGAAGCAAGAGGCCACAGTGTCGCACGGGTCAAAGATGGGAAGCGAATTGTTGATACTTACGTTTGGCAGCATGACGATACGCTCTTGCCAGACAATCACGAATTAGTCATCTATGAAATGCACGTTGCAGATTTTTCCGGTGGTGAAGATGACCCACACCAGCGAGGCAAATACCAAGACGCGATCGCTAAGTTAGATCATTTGAGCGAACTCGGAATTAATGCCATCGAATTGATGCCAGTAAATGAGTATCCCGGTGATTACAATTGGGGCTATACAGTCCGCCACTACTTCACTACAGAATCCAGTTACGGCTCCACAGAAGATTTGAAGCGGTTTATTGACGAGTGTCATGGTCGAGGCATTCGCGTTTTCATGGATGGGATTTATAACCACACAGATGAAGAATGCCCGTTAATGCTGATTGACCGGAATTACTGGTACTACGAGCATATGCATTATCCAGAAGACCCGGGTAATTACTGGGGACCAGAATTTAACTACGACAACTACGACGAAAAGTTGGATGTTAAGCCTGCTTGGAAATACGTCGGAGATGTGGTGCGTTTCTGGGTTCAGGAATATCACGTTGATGGGATTCGCTTTGATGCCGTGCGCCAATTGGCAAATTATGAATTTTTGGATTGGCTTGCGAAGCAAGCCAAGAAAAATACTGCTCTTAAGCCGTTCTACAACATTGCCGAACATATTCCTGATACCAAAACCGTAGTTTATCCAGAAGGTCCCCTGGATGGTTGTTGG
Protein-coding sequences here:
- a CDS encoding alpha-amylase family glycosyl hydrolase; amino-acid sequence: MATPIEFNLFAPYNNGAALIGDFSNWESIPMKKGNDGYFRTTVELEDGVYQYKFRVQSKSWFFEPDQWIEVVDPYATDIDNPTQNGVVRIKDGERIVDTYVWQHDDKPLPSDRELVIYELHVGDFSGGEDDPYARGKYEHVVEKLDYLCELGVNAIELMPVKEYPGDHSWGYNPRHFFATESSYGTTEGLKNLIDECHGRGIRVIMDGIFNHSEAESPLTQIDHDYWYHHSPRDPDNNWGPEFNYEHYDENLDLKPAWKFVGDTVRFWIQEFHIDGIRYDAARQIANYDFMHWIVQEAKNAAGPKPFYNIAEHIPETPSITNVDGPMDGCWHDSFYHCILEHICGDTFDLERLKDAIDCKRQGFMGATNVVNYLTNHDHNHVLAELGDRGILDEEAFKRRKLGSVINMTAVGVPLLWMGEEFGEYKYKTTEQAKIDWTLLGHDLNRGMFEFIKGLIHLRKNNHALYTENIDFIHEDPEAKVLAYSRWNGEGSRVVVVANFSDNFLGGYHVPNFPEAGTWHEWTGDYDVEAGEDGIQLDLGSYEAKVLVWQ
- a CDS encoding alpha-amylase family glycosyl hydrolase, which codes for MAAVEFNLFAPRNQGAALIGSFSNWKNIPMEKGEDGYFRTQVDLEDGIYQYKFRVQSKSPKFEPDQWVDVIDPYATDVDEARGHSVARVKDGKRIVDTYVWQHDDTLLPDNHELVIYEMHVADFSGGEDDPHQRGKYQDAIAKLDHLSELGINAIELMPVNEYPGDYNWGYTVRHYFTTESSYGSTEDLKRFIDECHGRGIRVFMDGIYNHTDEECPLMLIDRNYWYYEHMHYPEDPGNYWGPEFNYDNYDEKLDVKPAWKYVGDVVRFWVQEYHVDGIRFDAVRQLANYEFLDWLAKQAKKNTALKPFYNIAEHIPDTKTVVYPEGPLDGCWHESFRYFVLPHICGEMFELEKLKEVLDPRRQGYTAATNVVNYLATHDRQRLMRELGDRGIFDKAAFGRAKLGAVLLMTAVGVPMLWMGEEFGEYQRKSENVTQPKKIAWPLLSQDLNQDLFEYYKKLTALRKENPALSSDNIEFFHENPEAKVLAYYRWNKPGSRVVVVANFSDKSLSGYRIPNFPSSGTWQDWMNNSRIEAGEDGSLVDLPEYEAKVFVCQ